The sequence below is a genomic window from Candidatus Methanoplasma termitum.
GTGATGCGGGCTACCGCCCTTCTCGTGGCCCAGCAACCAATACTGACTGCGACCGGAAGGCTTGCTGTGTGGCAGTATGCGGTCTTTATTTTGACCCTGAGCGTTGTTGTCGACCCACCTAGTCCCATCGGACCGAGGCCGCTGCCGTTCAGCCTGACGAACAGATCTTCCTCCAGGTCCTTGAGCACCGGGTCATCATTCTCTGAGTCCAGCGAGGATATGAGGGCCTCTTTTGACATTATGACACATTCATCAGCTGTTCCGCCGATGCCGATGCCGATGATACCGGGGGGGCACGGCTTTCCGCCGGCGTCCAGAACTGAGTTCACAATGAACTTTTTCACCCCGTTTATGCCGTCTGACGGGTTCAGCATTGCCAACTTGGTCATGTTCTCAGAACCGGCCCCTTTTATCAGAACGGCTATTTCCAGGAAGTTATCGTTCGTCGGGATGTAATGGATCGCAGGCATCCCTTTGCCGAGATTGTCGCCCGGATTCTTCCTTGTCAGCGGATCCACGGTGTTTGGCCTGAGAGGAATCGCCTCGGTCGCTCTCTTCAGCCCCTTTGCGATCTCGTTGCCGATGGAATGATCAAACTTCCCCTTAACAAAAAAAGTAGGTATACCGGTATCCTGGCACATCGGGCGTCCCAGGACCTCTGCCTTTTTCACATTATCCATTATTGCTCCGAGCTGTGTCTTGGCAAGAGGGTCCGCCTCCCATCCCGCAGCGGCCTCCAGCGCCCAGCCGATATCTCTGGGAAGTTTCGTATTGGCCGCTTTCAGAAGATTGACGACTATCTGATCGATGGGTTCCGGCAATTTTATCATGATACCTTTATAGCGGTTCCCGATAAAAAATGCACTCAGGGAACATAGTAAAGCGAGTCGTTGATCTCTACCACTTTGACAGCATCGCCTATCTCTGCATCTTCCGGGATCTTCAGATCGACCGTTGAGTAATTCGACGGTTCGAGGATCTGTACCTCTCCCTTACCTTTGCTGATTACCACCGCTTCGCGCAGGTCCCCCGCTTTTACAAATACTTTTAACATGGGGATGTCCGACCTTTTGACCGACCTTTCTCGGTGGTTAGTGATGTCGATGACCTTTGCACCGGTGCTGGATAATCGAACGAGCTTGAAATAGCGCCCTTCGAATTGTACAATGTCGCCGGCTTGGAAATCCGGAAGGCGGACGAGATACGTCACCCTGTACATCTCAGTCCCCTCCTCTGTCAGCCCGACGAGTTTTGAGGCTTCCTTTGTCTCGGCGCAGTACGTATCGGTAAGTTCTTTTGATGCCGCTTTCCCCATCGATATGGACGAAAGATAGATGTCGATTCCGCCCTGCACCTCTTCGGCCTTTGTGATGAACAGCCTTCGGTTGGTTATCGATTGAGCGTCGACAAGGTTCTCTACCTTCCTCAGCGCTTCTTTCATCGTCTTATGCGGGACCTCTTTAGACCCCCTTATCTGGAGTATTGCTTCATAGTAATTCCCAAGCTGCCTGGAACATCTTTTGCAGACTGTATTCTTCAGTCTGATGATCGTGGTTGCCGAGTCTTCGGCCGGACAGCCTTTTACATCAAGTTTCGCTGTGACCTCTACAACAAATGTATAGGGGTCCTGTTCCAAAGAGACCGACTCGATGTCAAGCTTCTTTGCCTCTTTGTTGATATTCAATGCGCCTTCGGCGGCATCCAAGATGGCGTCCCGAAGATCCTTCGTCTCCCAGAACTCCCCTGTGCCGGTATCCCCGCAGTTAGTGCAAACGAACACGTTGACGTGGTGCGGAAGGGATATCAGTTTCTTTCCGTCGAGGAAACACTCTGTACATAGGCCGTCGATGATGTTCTCTGTCTCTTTCCCGCACTTTACACAGAAGTTCACATTATCACCACTTGAGCGTGCTTCACCTCTCCGATGATCATCACGCTCTGCTCGGATACCAGCCCTTCCTTTATTGCTTTATCTACAACACGATTGCCGACGAGATTCATTATCGTGACCGACTTTGTCCTTTCAATGAAAACTTCCTCGGTCACCGACTCCCCGCCGTAGAATATCTCAGATACCTTTATCTTCACACCGTCGCCTCGGAACGTCATACCCAGGATCTCTTCGTCGCATGCGGCGAGTATCCTGTCTTTTTCATGCGTGTGGATCTTACAGCGTATCATTTTATGCACCTTTATAGCGGCCGTCATTGCGCGGGCTGAATAGTGTGCCGTCCTCTTTCATCATCCTCAGCCTTCTTTTCGCTTTATCCTCTGACAGCCCTTCATTCAGTGAATGGGATATTATCTCTTCCTCTGACAGCCCGTCTATCGATCCGTACTCTCTTATGACATCTAAGATAATATTAAGCTCGTTGCGGTCCTTTTTGGTATAGTCAGCAGATAAGTTATCAATATCCCATTGCCCGCCGTTAGGTGCCAGGATCTTATCGAGATAATACTGCACCAGATCCACCGCCCTTTGAGCATCAGCACCCTCGACCATGTAGCTGAGCCTCATCCTTGCCGAAGCTTCCGACAGCCTGACGAAGGCCTCCAGCTGCCTTGCTGTTATAGGTACGGAATCATTCTCTCCCGCACCCTGCGCCCTGATCTCAAGATATGTTTTCTCGATTATGCTCATGGCCTCATCGGTCATAACCGGTACGATGCGTTTCGAATATGCGACATATTTCCTGAGCATGTCCTGGTCATAGACCGGTTTGATCGCCTGAGTGTTCTCTTTTATCTTTTTCAAATCTATGCCCACGACCATCGGTGCGTCGTCCTTGACATGCCTGGCCTCCCCCCTCCTGTGAACATTGAGTATGTGCGAGGTCAGTTTCATGTCCGTCTTTGCATTCGGCTTATCGGTCAGAACGAATATCAGGTCGAAACGGGACATGAGTGCGGGCGGCAGATCGATCTGGCTGGTTATCGATGTCCCCGTCGTTTCGAACCTTCCGAATTTCGGGTTTGCGGCGGCAAGCATCGAACACCTGCACTGAAGCGTTGCCGTTATTCCTGCTTTTGCGACAGATATCCTCTGCGATTCCATCGCTTCGTGAAGCGAAGAACGGTCCTGCGGCGTCATCTTGTCCAACTCATCGATGCATGCCAGCCCCTTGTCCGCAAGGACCAACGCCCCTGCCTCCAGCGTCCATCTTCCGTCGCCGAATTCGTCTTTTACCGCTGCAGCTGTAAGCCCCGCTGCTGATGCAGATTTACCTGACGCATATATTCCTCTGGGTGCGAGAGTGCTCATATACCTCAATATTTGAGACTTTGCGACTCCGGGGTCTCCGACAAGGAGAACGTGCATGTCTCCCCTTATTACGGTGCCGTCATCCATCTCTTTGTTGCATCCGCCGAACAGCTGCAGTGCGATCGCTCCCTTGACCTCTGTCATTCCGAAGATCGTGGGGGAGATCGATGCCACGATGTTATCGAAGAGCTTCGGATCCTGCGACATCTCTAATATCTGAAGTTCATCCTCTTCCGTTATCT
It includes:
- a CDS encoding DUF424 domain-containing protein; translated protein: MIRCKIHTHEKDRILAACDEEILGMTFRGDGVKIKVSEIFYGGESVTEEVFIERTKSVTIMNLVGNRVVDKAIKEGLVSEQSVMIIGEVKHAQVVIM
- a CDS encoding fumarate hydratase; the encoded protein is MIKLPEPIDQIVVNLLKAANTKLPRDIGWALEAAAGWEADPLAKTQLGAIMDNVKKAEVLGRPMCQDTGIPTFFVKGKFDHSIGNEIAKGLKRATEAIPLRPNTVDPLTRKNPGDNLGKGMPAIHYIPTNDNFLEIAVLIKGAGSENMTKLAMLNPSDGINGVKKFIVNSVLDAGGKPCPPGIIGIGIGGTADECVIMSKEALISSLDSENDDPVLKDLEEDLFVRLNGSGLGPMGLGGSTTTLRVKIKTAYCHTASLPVAVSIGCWATRRAVARITDTNVEYSQGVDL
- a CDS encoding minichromosome maintenance protein MCM, which produces MTVNFQDSEIVAGWEDILSKDKYRIMFADIAASYPDKKSIYVDYEDIDAYNPDLAMFFLDNPSKCLHKGAEVVRSSLPPTWDMKDTVNLRITCLPRDAKVEVRHLRAKHLGKLVAVEGLARKVTTVKPRMTQALFRCSRCGAEIWEKQRGVLMKEPLMCSNPDGSCNKQATHFELDSKASVYIDTQKIEIQESPEGLRGGAQPERISGFLEDDIAGIVTAGNRITINGIVRSAEKPDRDKTTIFETFMDVISIEFEEHEYDEIQITEEDELQILEMSQDPKLFDNIVASISPTIFGMTEVKGAIALQLFGGCNKEMDDGTVIRGDMHVLLVGDPGVAKSQILRYMSTLAPRGIYASGKSASAAGLTAAAVKDEFGDGRWTLEAGALVLADKGLACIDELDKMTPQDRSSLHEAMESQRISVAKAGITATLQCRCSMLAAANPKFGRFETTGTSITSQIDLPPALMSRFDLIFVLTDKPNAKTDMKLTSHILNVHRRGEARHVKDDAPMVVGIDLKKIKENTQAIKPVYDQDMLRKYVAYSKRIVPVMTDEAMSIIEKTYLEIRAQGAGENDSVPITARQLEAFVRLSEASARMRLSYMVEGADAQRAVDLVQYYLDKILAPNGGQWDIDNLSADYTKKDRNELNIILDVIREYGSIDGLSEEEIISHSLNEGLSEDKAKRRLRMMKEDGTLFSPRNDGRYKGA
- a CDS encoding 60S ribosomal export protein NMD3, with product MNFCVKCGKETENIIDGLCTECFLDGKKLISLPHHVNVFVCTNCGDTGTGEFWETKDLRDAILDAAEGALNINKEAKKLDIESVSLEQDPYTFVVEVTAKLDVKGCPAEDSATTIIRLKNTVCKRCSRQLGNYYEAILQIRGSKEVPHKTMKEALRKVENLVDAQSITNRRLFITKAEEVQGGIDIYLSSISMGKAASKELTDTYCAETKEASKLVGLTEEGTEMYRVTYLVRLPDFQAGDIVQFEGRYFKLVRLSSTGAKVIDITNHRERSVKRSDIPMLKVFVKAGDLREAVVISKGKGEVQILEPSNYSTVDLKIPEDAEIGDAVKVVEINDSLYYVP